ATTACCTGAGTTTGCCGATAAGCCCGCCGGCAATCACGTCTTTTAGCACTGCGGGGCTGCCCAGAAAGATTTCCAGGGTTTTGGCGTCCCGGTAGAAATGCTCCACTTCGTATTCGGTCATGTATCCGTATCCCCCGAGCAATTGTACGGCCTCATCGGCAGCGGTCATGGCGGCATTGGCGGCCGTTAGCTTGGCTGCCGCCGCGGTTTTGGCATCGCAGGTGCCTTCATCAAAGGCTTTGGCCGCCTGATAGACGCTTAATCGGGCCGATTCCAGGCCGGCGGCCATGTCTGCCAGCTTGTGCCGGGTCACCTGGAATTGGGCCAGTTTTTTGCCGAACTGACTGCGCTGGCGCGTGTAATCCAGGGCCCGGTCAAAGGCGCCCTGACCGGTGCCCAGGGCCATGGCAGCAGCCTGGATCCGGGCCTGATTCAAAAACGACAGACTCCGGCCCAGGCCCTGGCCGGGGCTGCCGATTATGTTTTTTACGGAAACGGCTGCGTTTTGAAAACCAACATGGGCGAAATCCACCATGCCCGCGCCAAGGGTCGGGCCGGCCGATTCCGCGGTGACGCCCGGGGTATCAGCATCCACGATGATCAGGGATTGTCGGTCGCCGGTGTTAATGGCGCTGTCTGACGGGTCTGCATCTTCGCGGGTGGCGCACAGGACCACGTAAAACCCGGCTCTTGTTCCGTTTGGCACGTATGCCTTGTTGCCGTTGATAATCCAGTGATCTCCGCTGGCAGCGGCGGTTGTCTGTGTGCCGGAGATATCCGCGCCTGCCCCCGGTTCAAACAGGGCTGCACCAGCGCGCATCTTTCCGCCGGCCACGGGAGGCAGGTATTTTTCCGCCAGATTTTTCCGGCCAGGATCAAACAGGCATTCTGCGCCAAAACCCGACAGCATCAGGGCCATGCCTGCAGAGGCATCTTTTCTGCACATCTGCTCTGCAGCCAGCACGTACTCGAAAAGACCCATGCCGCCCCCGTCATATTCATCAGGGATGTGAATACCGGAAAACCCGAGCTGTGCGGCCTTTTTCCGTACACCGGCGGGCAGATCGCCGGTTTTCAGGGATTCAATGATCATTTCCCTGTCAAACTGTGCCCGGACAAATTCCCGGACCGCCTTCTGGATTTCCTTGTGTGATTTGTCGAGTTCAAAGTGCATATCCGGCTCCCTGAAAATCAAATAAATGCTTCCAGCAAATGATGGATAAACAATAAAAAAAACCGCCTCAAAAAGTCAAGGAATTTTTATCTGCCTGTGCGCTGAGAGAGTTACCGGCGCCTGTCGCCGGGATCCGGGGATGACAATGTTCGGATTTCAAGGCTGGCCAGCATGTCGCGCATTTGGGCCGATAGTTCCAGATACCTCCGCCGCAGTTCGTCCTGGTAATCTGTGTTGAGCTTGTTGATCTTGTGCTGCATCTGCTTGAGATACCGCATGCGGGTGTTCCAGAGTTTTTTCAGGGCGTTTAGCTGGTCTTCCGAGCTGTTTTGCACGGCCGTGGAGCAGTGATTCACCTTTTTGGTGAATTTGCGGTATTTTTTGTCCAGCACATCCGCAATTTTTTCCTTTTTCAGGGTTTGGCGGGTAATGGTGTGGTAGTGGTGCCCGTAGATGGAATAGGTGACGGCCTCTGCAAACAGGTCCCGGTTTTTAAACGCATTTCGCACCAGAAATTTGATGTAGTGAAACCCGTAAGCCGTAAAGGGCTGCCGGCAAAGGGAGCGGAAAAAAATTTTGAGGTCCGCGGCCCGCACCTTGCGCTGGTAATACTGCCTTTGCTCGATGCGGTCGAGCAGGTGGCTGCATCGGGCAAAATAGTTTTTCAGCCGGAAGCCGTAAAGATGCTTTAAAATTTTCCTGTAGCCCTGGCGCAGGGTCTGGGGATCCATCACGGTTTTAAAATTGGCCTGCATACTGTGGGTGTTGTTGCCGGCTGACTGGGATAAAATCCGGCCCTCGGCTTCCAGGCGCTGATACAGGCGCGTTCCCGGAAGGGCGTTTAACAGCCCGATCATGGCCTGGGGGATGGCATTTTCCTGGATAAACCGGATCTGCTGATCAAAGATGGCCGGCGTGTCATTGTCAAATCCAAGGATAAATCCGGCCAGCACCTCCAGGCCGTTTTGCTGAATGGTGCGTACCGCGGCTTCCATGTCGGATTTGAGGTTCTGGGTCTTTCCGGTTTCAGCCAGGGATTGCGGATCCGGGGTTTCAATGCCGATAAACACGGAGTTAAACCCGGCTTCTCGCATGCCGGTCATCAGGTCAGGGTCATCGGCGAGGTTGATGCTGGCCTCGGTATAGAAATGAAAGGGATAGTCCCGGTCCTGCTGCCATTGGATCAGGGCCGGCAGCAGTTCCTTTTTGACCCGGCGCTTGTTGCCGATAAAGTTGTCATCCACCAGAAACACGGCCCCTTCCCATCCCATGGAATACAGCGCATCGAGTTCTGCGGTCAGGCTTTGGGCGTCTTTGAGCCGGGGTTTGTTGCCATAGACGGTCCAGATGTCGCAAAATTCACAGTGAAAGGGACATCCCCGGGAATACTGGATGGACATGGAGCCATAAGCGCCAATATCGAGCAGGTCAAACCGGGGCGCCGGCAGCCGGGAGATATCCGGATGCGGGGGCATGTCATAAACAGCCGCGGCTGTTCCGGAGTCGAGTTCAGCCAGAAAGTCGCACAGGGTTTCATCGACTTCGCCGCGAAGGATATGGTCTGCCCCGCTGATTTCCTGCCAGGAGTTGGTGGCATAGGGGCCTCCGATAACCACGGTTTTGCCAATCTGGTTGCACCGCGCCACCACTTGCTCCATGGATTGTTTCTGCACGATCATGGCAGAGACAAACACCGCATCCGCCCATTGCAGCAGGTTGTCGTCCAGGGGGCCGACATTTAAATCCACCAGTTTCAGCTCCCGGTCTGCCGGAAACAGCGCGGCGATGGTCAAAAGGCCCAAAGGCGGCATGGCGCTTTTTTTCTTGATAAAGCCAAGGGCGTGTTTATAGCTCCAATAGGTGTTGGAGGGCACTTCCGGATAAACCAGCAGGATGTTTTGATGAGTGGCCATGGGGTGTTCCTTGTTAAGATGGGGTTTAAATGAAACTTCCTTTATTTGTTGATCATAACCATTTGCCCCCCTTTTGACAAGTCCCCCCTTTGGCTATTGCCCTTGCATTTGCTGCCATTGATGAATCATTTTTACGTCCTGTGCAATATCTCGTCCGGTTGTGGTCAGGTAATTGCCGGTCATGATCCCGTTGGCGCCGGCAGCAAATATCCAGGACTGAAAATCGCCCAGGGTGACATGCCGGCCTCCGCAGATGGTGATGTCTTTTTCCGGATTGATCAGCCGGAACAGGGCGATGGTTTTCAGGGCTTCTGCCACGGACAAAAGGGGCTGGTCAGCCATTCTGGTCCCGGCAATGGGATTGATGAAGTTTAAGGGGATTTTCTCAACCCCGATTTCCCGGAGGGTTACGGCCAGCTCAATTCTTTGGGCCCGGGTTTCGCCAAGGCCCATAATGCCCCCGGCACAAACGGCAAGTCCGGTGTTTGCCGCAGCCCGTATGGATTCAATGTCTGCATCGTATTCATGGGTGGTGCAGACCTGTCTGAAATGGCTGCGCGCGGTTTCCAGGTTGTGGTGATAGTTGCGGATACCGCTTTGCCTGAGCAGCTGCGCCTGTTTTTGGGTGAGCATTCCCAGGGATCCGCACAGGGTCAAATGCGTGCGCGAGCCGATTGTTTCCGCAGCCCGGCAGATGGTGTCAATTTCCTGGTCTGAAAGAAAAAGCCCGCTGGTGACCATTGAGAAATGGGTCATTTGCGCGTCTTCCATTTCCAGGGCGCGCGTTATCATTTCTTTTTCCGACATCAGGGGATAGGTGTCCACCCCGGTGTCATGGTGACCGGACTGGGCGCAGAATGCACAATCCTGGGAGCATTTGCCGGATTTGGCATTAATGATGGAGCAGGTGAAAATCTCGTTTCCCTTGAAATGCCTGCGTACCCGGTCGGCCGCCCAAATCAGGTCCATGAACGCTGCCCCGTCTGCCCCGGCCAGTTGGAGCGCCTGGTCTTCACTGATCCCGGCGGGCGGATCGGACAGGATTTTTTCTGTCAGATCCGCCGTGCTGCAGGCATTGGATGTATCAGCCGGGGTTTTCATATTTTGCCCGCCTGGACCAGTTTGGCAAAATGGGCAAAGGAGCGGTCATAGGTGGCCTCGGCCTCTGCCGGAAAACAGCAGGCCGGCAGCTGGCGGCTTTTGAGATGATATGCGATGCATTCACAGCAGATTCCCTTGCGCTGGCAGGGTTCATATGTGCAGTTGCAGCCGGAAAGGTTTTGTTCCTGTTTGCATTCCATGGGTCATGCCTCCCTGAATGATTCGGGTTCCTGATATTCTGCTGTTCTTTGTAGCAGGATTTCAGCACAGTGAAAACGTCATCTATACCAGAAATGTTTGTTGCGGCACAATGGTATAGCCATGGATTTGACAATTCCCGGATGATTTTTTTTAGCCCGGCGGCAGGCATTTTCCAGGGAACTCCCTTTTTTACGTTATACCGAAATTGCACTGCTTTGCCCTGACGGCGGCGCGGAAAAGCGGGTTTCCGAGCGGAAATTGAGGCTCCAGGAGGCTCCTGAAGCGAGGAAACTTGCTTTTTCGTGCAGCCGATCAGCCAGGGCGTTTATGATTTTTTTTTCTGCAAGAATACCGTTGCAGCAGGATAAACAGTTTTTTGCGGTTTTCGCATGGGGCCGGGCAGGTGGCGGTTTGCTCCCTGCTGACCGCTTTCGCGCTCAATGCGACTCGCAACCCCCCCCTGTCCGGCCCCATGGCCAGCTGCCTTCGAAATCT
The window above is part of the Desulfosalsimonas propionicica genome. Proteins encoded here:
- the bioB gene encoding biotin synthase BioB, encoding MKTPADTSNACSTADLTEKILSDPPAGISEDQALQLAGADGAAFMDLIWAADRVRRHFKGNEIFTCSIINAKSGKCSQDCAFCAQSGHHDTGVDTYPLMSEKEMITRALEMEDAQMTHFSMVTSGLFLSDQEIDTICRAAETIGSRTHLTLCGSLGMLTQKQAQLLRQSGIRNYHHNLETARSHFRQVCTTHEYDADIESIRAAANTGLAVCAGGIMGLGETRAQRIELAVTLREIGVEKIPLNFINPIAGTRMADQPLLSVAEALKTIALFRLINPEKDITICGGRHVTLGDFQSWIFAAGANGIMTGNYLTTTGRDIAQDVKMIHQWQQMQGQ
- a CDS encoding B12-binding domain-containing radical SAM protein → MATHQNILLVYPEVPSNTYWSYKHALGFIKKKSAMPPLGLLTIAALFPADRELKLVDLNVGPLDDNLLQWADAVFVSAMIVQKQSMEQVVARCNQIGKTVVIGGPYATNSWQEISGADHILRGEVDETLCDFLAELDSGTAAAVYDMPPHPDISRLPAPRFDLLDIGAYGSMSIQYSRGCPFHCEFCDIWTVYGNKPRLKDAQSLTAELDALYSMGWEGAVFLVDDNFIGNKRRVKKELLPALIQWQQDRDYPFHFYTEASINLADDPDLMTGMREAGFNSVFIGIETPDPQSLAETGKTQNLKSDMEAAVRTIQQNGLEVLAGFILGFDNDTPAIFDQQIRFIQENAIPQAMIGLLNALPGTRLYQRLEAEGRILSQSAGNNTHSMQANFKTVMDPQTLRQGYRKILKHLYGFRLKNYFARCSHLLDRIEQRQYYQRKVRAADLKIFFRSLCRQPFTAYGFHYIKFLVRNAFKNRDLFAEAVTYSIYGHHYHTITRQTLKKEKIADVLDKKYRKFTKKVNHCSTAVQNSSEDQLNALKKLWNTRMRYLKQMQHKINKLNTDYQDELRRRYLELSAQMRDMLASLEIRTLSSPDPGDRRR
- a CDS encoding DUF6485 family protein, which translates into the protein MECKQEQNLSGCNCTYEPCQRKGICCECIAYHLKSRQLPACCFPAEAEATYDRSFAHFAKLVQAGKI
- a CDS encoding acyl-CoA dehydrogenase family protein, yielding MHFELDKSHKEIQKAVREFVRAQFDREMIIESLKTGDLPAGVRKKAAQLGFSGIHIPDEYDGGGMGLFEYVLAAEQMCRKDASAGMALMLSGFGAECLFDPGRKNLAEKYLPPVAGGKMRAGAALFEPGAGADISGTQTTAAASGDHWIINGNKAYVPNGTRAGFYVVLCATREDADPSDSAINTGDRQSLIIVDADTPGVTAESAGPTLGAGMVDFAHVGFQNAAVSVKNIIGSPGQGLGRSLSFLNQARIQAAAMALGTGQGAFDRALDYTRQRSQFGKKLAQFQVTRHKLADMAAGLESARLSVYQAAKAFDEGTCDAKTAAAAKLTAANAAMTAADEAVQLLGGYGYMTEYEVEHFYRDAKTLEIFLGSPAVLKDVIAGGLIGKLR